One genomic segment of Micromonospora sp. WMMC415 includes these proteins:
- the ndhC gene encoding NADH-quinone oxidoreductase subunit A, giving the protein MTGYLGSYATLGLLLLASLIFFVTAFSANRVLRPARPAEPAGKRATYECGLDPVGADWAQVQIRYYVYAYLYVLFAVEAVFLFPWAVVFDRPGFGLVTVVEMAVFVAVLALGILYAWRKNILRWT; this is encoded by the coding sequence GTGACCGGTTACCTGGGCTCGTACGCGACGCTCGGGCTGCTGCTCCTCGCCAGCCTCATCTTTTTTGTTACTGCGTTCTCAGCCAATCGGGTGTTACGTCCTGCCCGTCCGGCCGAGCCGGCGGGCAAGCGGGCCACCTATGAGTGCGGGCTGGACCCGGTCGGCGCCGACTGGGCGCAGGTGCAGATCCGTTACTACGTGTACGCGTACCTCTACGTGTTGTTCGCCGTGGAGGCCGTGTTCCTCTTCCCCTGGGCGGTCGTGTTCGACCGGCCCGGGTTCGGCCTGGTCACCGTCGTCGAGATGGCGGTGTTCGTGGCGGTGCTGGCGCTGGGCATCCTCTACGCCTGGCGGAAGAACATCCTGCGCTGGACCTGA
- a CDS encoding C39 family peptidase: MRSNLLRSTVLTAAGLAFTGGAVAGPVTGALAADKPGAQVERKAERKGEKKRELDVRYEAQDTFFYCGPAAARNALSVQGKDIDQHDMAERMGTTEAGTDSINDITPVLNKETGRDVYRSVEISGRKADAEQTDKLRDDVIRSVDDGRALVANIAGTAIDTGGGVHSFEGGHYISVVGYRDGGEQVKIADSANPDTASYWMTTEALADWIATRGYATS; this comes from the coding sequence ATGCGTAGCAACCTTCTGCGGAGCACTGTTCTGACCGCTGCCGGGCTGGCGTTCACCGGTGGTGCCGTCGCGGGGCCGGTCACCGGTGCCCTCGCCGCGGACAAGCCGGGCGCTCAGGTCGAGCGCAAGGCCGAGCGCAAGGGTGAGAAGAAGCGTGAGCTGGACGTGCGCTACGAGGCGCAGGACACGTTCTTCTACTGCGGTCCGGCGGCGGCCCGTAACGCCCTGTCGGTGCAGGGCAAGGACATCGATCAGCACGACATGGCCGAGCGGATGGGCACCACCGAGGCCGGCACCGACTCGATCAACGACATCACGCCGGTGCTGAACAAGGAGACCGGCCGCGATGTCTACCGCAGTGTCGAGATCTCCGGCCGTAAGGCCGACGCCGAGCAGACCGACAAGCTGCGTGACGATGTGATCCGTAGCGTCGACGACGGTCGGGCGCTGGTGGCCAACATCGCCGGTACCGCCATCGACACCGGCGGTGGGGTGCACTCCTTCGAGGGCGGCCACTACATCAGCGTGGTGGGCTACCGCGACGGCGGCGAGCAGGTGAAGATCGCCGACTCGGCCAACCCGGACACCGCCTCGTACTGGATGACCACCGAGGCCCTGGCCGACTGGATCGCCACCCGCGGCTACGCCACCTCCTGA
- a CDS encoding 2-oxoacid:acceptor oxidoreductase subunit alpha, with protein MTKQIRQLDRVVIRFAGDSGDGMQLTGDRFTSETAQLGNDISTLPNFPAEIRAPAGTLPGVSSFQVHFADYDILTPGDAPNVLVAMNPAALKANLSDLPRGADIIVNTDEFTKRNLSKVGYQTSPLDDDSLAGYVVHPVALTSMTVGALAEHEVSKKDAERAKNMFALGLLSWMYSRPYESTLRFLERKFAARPELVAANVAAFKAGWNFGETTEDFAVRYEVKPAKMQPGTYRNITGNMALSLGLVAAGVRSGLPVFLGAYPITPASDILHELSKHKRFGVLTMQAEDEIAAVGAALGASYGGALGVTTTSGPGVALKSETISLAVALELPLLIVDVQRAGPSTGMPTKTEQADLNMALYGRHGEAPVAVIAPKSPADCFYAALEAARIALTYRTPVILLSDNYVANGSEPWLLPDVEALPDLRVEFATRPNGEDGSTFLPYLRDPETLARPWAIPGTPGLEHRIGGLEKADRTGDISYDPANHDFMVRTRAARIETIPVPDVEVEDPDGDARVLVLGWGSTYGPIGAACRGLRQRGHSIAQAHLRHLAPMPANLGEVLRSYDRVVIPEMNLGQLAHVIRARYLVDAIGYNQVRGLPFTANELETTLEEVLKNV; from the coding sequence GTGACCAAGCAGATCCGTCAACTGGACCGGGTGGTCATCCGGTTCGCCGGCGACTCCGGCGACGGCATGCAGCTGACCGGTGACCGGTTCACCTCGGAAACGGCCCAGCTCGGCAACGACATCTCCACGTTGCCCAACTTCCCGGCCGAGATCCGCGCACCCGCCGGCACCCTCCCGGGCGTGTCGAGTTTCCAGGTGCACTTCGCCGACTACGACATCCTGACTCCGGGCGACGCGCCGAACGTGCTGGTGGCGATGAACCCGGCGGCCCTCAAGGCCAACCTTTCCGACCTGCCGCGCGGGGCGGACATCATCGTCAACACCGACGAGTTCACCAAGCGCAACCTGTCCAAGGTCGGCTACCAGACGAGCCCGCTCGATGACGACTCGCTCGCCGGGTACGTGGTCCACCCGGTGGCGCTGACCTCGATGACCGTCGGCGCCCTCGCCGAGCACGAGGTGTCCAAGAAGGACGCCGAGCGCGCCAAGAACATGTTCGCGCTCGGCCTGCTGAGCTGGATGTACTCCCGGCCGTACGAGTCGACGCTGCGCTTCCTGGAGCGCAAGTTCGCGGCTCGGCCGGAGCTCGTCGCCGCCAACGTCGCCGCGTTCAAGGCCGGCTGGAACTTCGGCGAGACCACCGAGGACTTCGCGGTCCGGTACGAGGTCAAGCCGGCGAAGATGCAGCCGGGCACCTACCGGAACATCACCGGCAACATGGCGCTGTCGCTCGGGCTGGTGGCCGCCGGCGTCCGCTCCGGGCTGCCGGTGTTCCTCGGGGCGTACCCGATCACGCCGGCGTCGGACATCCTGCACGAGCTGAGCAAGCACAAGCGGTTCGGCGTGCTGACCATGCAGGCCGAGGACGAGATCGCCGCGGTCGGCGCGGCGCTGGGCGCCTCGTACGGTGGGGCGCTCGGCGTCACCACCACCAGCGGCCCGGGCGTGGCGCTGAAGAGCGAGACGATCTCCCTCGCCGTGGCCCTGGAGCTGCCGCTGCTCATCGTCGACGTGCAGCGGGCCGGGCCGTCGACCGGTATGCCCACCAAGACCGAGCAGGCCGACCTCAACATGGCGCTCTACGGCCGGCACGGTGAGGCCCCGGTCGCGGTGATCGCGCCGAAGTCCCCCGCGGACTGCTTCTACGCGGCGCTGGAGGCGGCCCGGATCGCGCTGACCTACCGCACCCCGGTGATCCTGCTGTCGGACAACTACGTCGCCAACGGCTCCGAGCCGTGGCTGCTGCCCGACGTCGAGGCGCTGCCGGACCTGCGGGTCGAGTTCGCCACGCGACCCAACGGCGAGGACGGCAGCACGTTCCTGCCGTACCTGCGCGACCCGGAGACCCTGGCCCGACCGTGGGCCATCCCCGGCACTCCGGGCCTGGAGCACCGGATCGGCGGCCTGGAGAAGGCCGACCGGACCGGCGACATCTCGTACGACCCGGCGAACCACGACTTCATGGTGCGCACCCGGGCCGCGCGGATCGAGACGATCCCGGTGCCGGACGTCGAGGTCGAGGACCCGGACGGCGACGCCCGGGTGCTCGTGCTCGGCTGGGGCTCGACGTACGGCCCGATCGGTGCGGCCTGCCGGGGTCTGCGCCAGCGGGGTCACTCGATCGCGCAGGCGCACCTGCGCCACCTCGCCCCGATGCCGGCGAACCTCGGCGAGGTGCTGCGCTCCTACGACCGGGTGGTCATCCCCGAGATGAATCTCGGCCAGCTCGCGCACGTGATCCGCGCCAGGTACCTGGTCGACGCGATCGGCTACAACCAGGTGCGCGGCCTGCCGTTCACGGCCAACGAGCTGGAGACGACGCTGGAAGAGGTCCTGAAGAATGTCTGA
- a CDS encoding 2-oxoacid:ferredoxin oxidoreductase subunit beta, with product MSEPVALKLTAKDFKSDQEVRWCPGCGDYAILAAVQGFMPELNIPRERIVFVSGIGCSSRFPYYMNTYGMHSIHGRAPAIATGLSATRPDLSVWVVTGDGDALSIGGNHLIHALRRNVNLKILLFNNRIYGLTKGQYSPTSEVGKITKSTPVGSADAPFNPLSLALGAEATFVARTIDSDRKHLQSVLRAAAEHQGSAFVEIYQNCNIFNDGAFDQLKEPATRDDYLIRLEHGQPITFGKDGQFCVVHPPGGFGLEVRETAATPAEEIVVHDATVTDPAYAFALSRLPGLDLRNTPIGVFRSVGRPSYDSVVQGQLDAARAKVTETPEQQLAGLLGSGDTWTIV from the coding sequence ATGTCTGAGCCCGTCGCCCTCAAGCTCACCGCGAAGGACTTCAAGTCCGACCAGGAGGTGCGCTGGTGCCCCGGCTGCGGTGACTACGCGATCCTCGCGGCCGTGCAGGGCTTCATGCCGGAGCTGAACATCCCCCGCGAGCGGATCGTCTTCGTCTCCGGGATCGGCTGCTCGTCGCGCTTCCCGTACTACATGAACACGTACGGCATGCACTCGATCCACGGCCGCGCGCCGGCGATCGCCACCGGCCTGTCCGCGACGCGTCCCGACCTGTCGGTCTGGGTGGTGACCGGGGACGGCGACGCGCTGTCGATCGGCGGCAACCACCTGATCCACGCCCTGCGCCGCAACGTCAACCTCAAGATCCTGCTGTTCAACAACCGGATCTACGGCCTGACGAAGGGGCAGTACTCGCCGACGTCCGAGGTCGGCAAGATCACCAAGTCGACGCCGGTCGGCTCGGCCGATGCCCCGTTCAACCCGCTCTCGCTGGCGCTCGGCGCGGAGGCGACCTTCGTCGCCCGCACGATCGACTCCGACCGCAAGCACCTCCAGTCGGTGCTGCGGGCCGCCGCCGAGCACCAGGGCTCCGCGTTCGTGGAGATCTACCAGAACTGCAACATCTTCAACGACGGCGCCTTCGACCAGCTCAAGGAGCCGGCCACCCGGGACGACTACCTGATCCGGCTGGAGCACGGCCAGCCGATCACGTTCGGCAAGGACGGGCAGTTCTGCGTCGTCCACCCGCCCGGCGGCTTCGGCCTCGAGGTGCGCGAGACGGCGGCCACCCCGGCCGAGGAGATCGTGGTGCACGACGCCACGGTCACCGACCCGGCGTACGCGTTCGCGCTGTCCCGGCTGCCCGGCCTGGACCTGCGGAACACCCCGATCGGCGTGTTCCGCTCGGTCGGGCGCCCGTCGTACGACAGCGTGGTGCAGGGCCAGCTCGACGCCGCGCGGGCGAAGGTCACCGAGACGCCGGAGCAGCAGCTCGCCGGCCTCCTGGGCAGCGGCGACACCTGGACGATCGTCTGA
- a CDS encoding FMN-dependent NADH-azoreductase, whose product MPHLLHIDSSIRGEHSVSRRLTARAVAAWRAAHPDGTVTYRDLGKEPLPHLDEAGGMARMVPADQHTPEQRKSWELTEELVSEVKRAHTVLLGLPLYNYGAPSSVKTWVDHLIAPGLAFDPATGTGLLGDREFIVLTTRGGGYGAGTPREGWDHAEPWLPHGISRTGLEPRFIAAELTLAPQMPAMAELIPLHEQSLAAAERAIDELWASASAAA is encoded by the coding sequence ATGCCGCACCTGCTGCACATCGACTCCAGCATCCGGGGTGAGCACTCCGTCAGCCGGCGGCTCACCGCCCGCGCCGTCGCCGCCTGGCGTGCCGCCCACCCGGACGGCACGGTCACCTACCGCGACCTCGGTAAGGAGCCGCTGCCGCACCTCGACGAGGCGGGCGGCATGGCCCGGATGGTGCCGGCGGACCAGCACACGCCGGAGCAACGCAAGTCCTGGGAGCTGACCGAGGAACTGGTCAGCGAGGTGAAGCGGGCGCACACCGTCCTGCTCGGCCTCCCGCTCTACAACTACGGCGCGCCGAGCAGCGTGAAGACCTGGGTCGACCACCTCATCGCGCCCGGCCTGGCGTTCGACCCGGCCACCGGCACCGGCCTGCTCGGTGACCGCGAGTTCATCGTGCTGACCACCCGTGGCGGCGGCTACGGCGCGGGTACCCCGCGGGAGGGCTGGGACCACGCCGAGCCCTGGCTGCCGCACGGCATCTCGCGCACCGGCCTGGAGCCGCGGTTCATCGCCGCCGAGCTCACGCTCGCCCCGCAGATGCCGGCCATGGCCGAGCTGATCCCGCTGCACGAGCAGAGCCTCGCGGCGGCCGAGCGTGCCATCGACGAGCTGTGGGCGTCCGCCTCGGCCGCGGCCTGA
- a CDS encoding MarR family winged helix-turn-helix transcriptional regulator produces the protein MPGTAFDQSKHRCGALLEHLARRMRLRSESVLAPLGLRPRHLVALTVLRDSGGSTQQALAGTLEMDGTNLVGLLNELEAVGLVERRRCLDDRRRHAVVLTPTGAERLGEAECALATAEAEVLSGLAPAERETLYDLLKRATGAAGTCADALKDDADR, from the coding sequence ATGCCAGGGACAGCATTCGACCAGTCGAAGCACCGGTGTGGTGCGCTGCTCGAGCACCTGGCCCGGCGGATGCGGCTCCGGTCGGAGTCGGTGCTGGCCCCGCTCGGCCTGCGGCCGCGCCACCTGGTGGCCCTCACCGTGCTCCGGGACAGCGGCGGCAGCACGCAGCAGGCCCTCGCCGGCACCCTGGAGATGGACGGCACGAACCTCGTCGGGCTGCTCAACGAACTGGAGGCGGTCGGCCTGGTCGAGCGGCGACGCTGTCTCGACGACCGACGCCGGCACGCCGTGGTATTGACCCCGACCGGCGCGGAACGCCTCGGCGAGGCGGAATGCGCCCTGGCCACGGCGGAGGCCGAGGTGCTGAGCGGGCTGGCGCCGGCCGAGCGGGAGACGCTCTACGACCTGCTCAAGCGCGCCACCGGGGCAGCCGGCACCTGCGCCGACGCACTCAAGGACGACGCCGACCGCTGA
- a CDS encoding TrkA family potassium uptake protein — protein sequence MIHFPAQRRDPLSALSLRLAGALGLILTTVAVVWFDRDGYRDVNEDGLTLLDCFYYVVVSLSTTGYGDITPVSPSARLVNVLYITPARVIFLIILVGTTLEVLTEQYRTGRRLSRWRRTVKDHVIICGYGTKGRSAVSALLENGFDKSRIVVVERSGGALRQATAAGLVAIEGSATRSATLNEAHVRTAKAVIIATDSDDASVLVALTVRQLTAGQVRIIAAAREAENAPLLKQSGAHHVIVSSATAGRLLGLSTSAPPLIDVVEDLLTPGQGMALAMRSAERHEVGKSPRELDTLVIALVRRGKVVTLADRAGAVIETGDMLVHVRDDRPTSATPVP from the coding sequence GTGATCCATTTTCCCGCGCAACGGCGCGATCCGCTGAGCGCGCTGAGCCTGCGGCTGGCCGGTGCCCTGGGGCTCATCCTCACCACCGTCGCGGTTGTCTGGTTCGACCGGGACGGGTACCGGGACGTCAACGAGGACGGTCTGACCCTCCTCGACTGCTTCTACTACGTGGTGGTCTCCCTCTCCACCACCGGGTACGGCGACATCACCCCGGTCAGCCCGTCCGCCCGGCTGGTCAACGTCCTCTACATCACCCCCGCCCGGGTGATCTTCCTGATCATCCTGGTCGGCACCACCCTGGAAGTCCTGACCGAGCAGTACCGGACCGGCCGTCGCCTGTCGCGGTGGAGGAGAACCGTGAAGGACCACGTCATCATCTGCGGCTACGGCACCAAGGGCCGCAGCGCGGTCTCCGCGCTGCTGGAGAACGGGTTCGACAAGTCCCGGATCGTCGTGGTCGAGCGCAGCGGTGGCGCGCTCCGGCAGGCCACGGCGGCCGGCCTGGTGGCGATCGAGGGGTCGGCGACCCGCTCGGCGACCCTGAACGAGGCGCACGTCCGTACGGCCAAGGCGGTGATCATCGCGACCGACAGCGACGACGCGTCGGTCCTGGTGGCGCTGACCGTCCGGCAGTTGACCGCCGGCCAGGTACGGATCATCGCGGCCGCCCGGGAGGCGGAGAACGCCCCGCTGCTGAAGCAGAGCGGCGCGCACCACGTGATCGTGTCGTCGGCGACCGCCGGGCGCCTGCTGGGCCTGTCCACGTCGGCGCCGCCGCTGATCGACGTCGTGGAGGACCTGCTCACGCCGGGCCAGGGCATGGCGCTCGCGATGCGGTCGGCCGAACGGCACGAGGTCGGCAAGTCTCCGCGCGAGCTGGACACCCTGGTCATCGCCCTGGTCCGGCGGGGCAAGGTGGTCACCCTGGCCGATCGGGCGGGCGCGGTGATCGAGACCGGTGACATGCTGGTGCACGTCCGCGACGACCGCCCGACGTCGGCCACGCCGGTCCCGTGA
- a CDS encoding helix-turn-helix domain-containing protein, producing MSLLRRVIGGVLRRLRQRQGRTLRDVAQAAGVSMPYLSEIERGRKEASSEVLAAICRALGIRLSDLLEEARDDLRRVERHEPVGSAPARFDRVPLSRAESAGPRVRIGFHADGPTAYAARPVTAGGVSLPLPARAPERLLHVAGTPGTIGSDRTGGPAGWAGTPLTASGLRVRLIPSAPAGRPGARTARILARRRARTGRRRLSAR from the coding sequence ATGTCCTTGCTGCGACGAGTGATCGGCGGCGTGCTGCGCCGGCTGCGCCAGCGGCAGGGCCGCACGCTGCGCGACGTGGCCCAGGCCGCCGGGGTCTCGATGCCGTACCTGTCGGAGATCGAGCGCGGGCGCAAGGAGGCGTCGTCCGAGGTGCTCGCGGCGATCTGCCGGGCGCTGGGCATCCGCCTGTCCGACCTGCTGGAGGAGGCCCGCGACGATCTGCGTCGCGTGGAACGGCACGAGCCGGTGGGGTCCGCGCCGGCCCGCTTCGACCGGGTGCCGCTCTCGCGGGCCGAGTCCGCCGGCCCGCGCGTGCGGATCGGTTTCCACGCCGACGGCCCGACGGCGTACGCGGCCCGTCCGGTGACGGCCGGTGGCGTGAGCCTCCCCCTCCCGGCGAGGGCGCCCGAGCGGCTGCTCCACGTCGCCGGCACCCCGGGAACGATCGGATCCGACCGCACCGGCGGTCCGGCGGGCTGGGCCGGCACCCCGCTCACCGCGTCCGGGCTGCGGGTCCGGTTGATCCCCTCCGCGCCGGCCGGTCGCCCCGGTGCGCGTACCGCCAGGATCCTGGCGCGACGGCGGGCCCGCACGGGCCGGCGCCGGCTCTCCGCGCGATAA
- a CDS encoding ClpP family protease — MIRMLDDGQRGFGDQVFERLLKERIVFLGTEVTDESANRICAQILLLAAEDPDRDINLYINSPGGSVSAGMAVYDTMRFVRNDVATLALGMAGSMGQFLLCAGTAGKRYALPHARIMMHQPSGGMGGTAADITIQAQNMLHVKRTMQELIARHSGHSVDEIQQDWDRDRWFTADQAREYGLIDHVISRAAQLTSG; from the coding sequence ATGATCAGGATGTTGGACGACGGGCAGCGGGGTTTCGGCGACCAGGTGTTCGAGCGGCTGCTGAAGGAACGGATCGTCTTCCTCGGCACCGAGGTGACCGACGAGTCGGCCAACCGCATCTGCGCGCAGATCCTGCTGTTGGCCGCCGAGGACCCGGACCGGGACATCAACCTCTACATCAACTCGCCGGGCGGCTCGGTGAGCGCGGGAATGGCGGTGTACGACACGATGCGGTTCGTCCGCAACGATGTGGCCACGCTGGCGCTGGGCATGGCCGGCTCGATGGGCCAGTTCCTGCTCTGCGCGGGGACGGCGGGCAAGCGGTACGCGCTGCCGCACGCGCGGATCATGATGCACCAGCCATCCGGTGGCATGGGCGGCACCGCGGCCGACATCACCATCCAGGCGCAGAACATGCTGCACGTGAAGCGGACCATGCAGGAGCTGATCGCCCGGCACAGCGGGCACAGCGTGGACGAGATCCAGCAGGACTGGGACCGGGACCGGTGGTTCACCGCCGACCAGGCCCGCGAGTACGGCCTCATCGACCACGTGATCAGCCGGGCCGCGCAGCTCACGTCGGGCTGA
- a CDS encoding zinc-binding dehydrogenase, producing the protein MHAIRLHEFGPAGNLVLDELPDLTPGPGEVRIAVEASGVHLLDTALRRGEAGGPLPLPELPTVPGREVAGIVDALGPGVDDDWSGRRVVAHLGMVPGGYAEQAVTAVGALFPVPEGLSFAEAVAAVGTGRTALGIVELERPAAGDVVLVPSAAGGVGWLLAQAARHAGATVVAAARGAERTAALDGLGAHLVVDYGRPDWADRVRERFGGVTLVYDGVGGPVGRSALELLDPGGRFMMFGWSAGKATRVETADLIGRGLTVGWLGQRMRALPGGIPGLAARSLELAGRGWWRPLVTTYPLADAARAHADLEGRRALGKVVLTGSR; encoded by the coding sequence ATGCACGCGATCCGGCTCCACGAATTCGGTCCCGCCGGGAACCTCGTCCTGGACGAGCTGCCTGACCTCACACCCGGCCCGGGCGAGGTGCGCATCGCCGTCGAGGCGAGCGGCGTACACCTGCTCGACACCGCGCTGCGGCGCGGCGAGGCCGGCGGCCCGCTTCCGCTGCCCGAGCTGCCCACCGTCCCGGGCCGTGAGGTCGCCGGGATCGTCGACGCCCTCGGGCCCGGCGTCGACGACGACTGGTCGGGCCGGCGGGTCGTGGCCCACCTCGGCATGGTCCCCGGCGGGTACGCCGAGCAGGCGGTGACCGCTGTGGGGGCGCTGTTCCCCGTACCCGAGGGGCTGAGCTTCGCCGAGGCGGTGGCCGCGGTCGGCACGGGCCGCACCGCCCTCGGCATCGTCGAGCTGGAACGGCCGGCGGCGGGCGACGTGGTCCTCGTTCCGTCGGCCGCCGGCGGTGTCGGGTGGCTGCTGGCGCAGGCCGCGCGGCACGCCGGGGCGACGGTGGTGGCGGCCGCGCGGGGCGCGGAGCGTACGGCGGCGCTGGACGGCCTCGGCGCGCACCTCGTGGTGGACTACGGGCGCCCGGACTGGGCGGACCGGGTACGCGAGCGGTTCGGCGGCGTGACCCTGGTGTACGACGGGGTCGGCGGCCCGGTCGGTCGGAGCGCCCTCGAACTGCTGGACCCGGGCGGCCGGTTCATGATGTTCGGCTGGTCGGCCGGTAAGGCGACGCGGGTGGAGACCGCCGACCTGATCGGGCGCGGCCTCACCGTCGGGTGGCTCGGGCAGCGGATGCGCGCCCTGCCGGGCGGTATCCCGGGCCTCGCCGCCCGATCGCTGGAGCTGGCCGGTCGTGGCTGGTGGCGGCCGCTGGTCACGACGTACCCCCTGGCCGACGCGGCCCGGGCGCACGCCGACCTGGAGGGACGCCGCGCGCTCGGCAAGGTGGTCCTGACCGGGTCGCGGTAG